From Pungitius pungitius chromosome 9, fPunPun2.1, whole genome shotgun sequence, one genomic window encodes:
- the hmgb2a gene encoding high mobility group protein B2a: MTKDPNKPRGKTSSYAYFVATCREEHKKKHPGTSVGFAEFSKKCSERWKTMSAKEKVKFEDLAKTDKVRYDREMKTYIPPKGAPGKGKKKKDPNAPKRPPSAFFVFCSDHRPRIKEENPGISIGDIAKKLGELWSTQTSKDKIPYEARAGKLKEKYEKDVAAYKAKSGLGKSDAGKKSGPGRPAAKKAQPVDDDDDDDDDEDDDDDDDDDDDED; this comes from the exons ATGACAAAGGACCCAAATAAGCCAAGAGGAAAGACATCCTCATATGCTTACTTCGTTGCAACTTGCCGCgaagaacacaaaaagaaacatccaGGTACCAGCGTAGGCTTTGCCGAGTTTTCCAAGAAATGCTCCGAGAGATGGAAG ACTATGTCAGCCAAGGAGAAGGTGAAGTTTGAGGATTTGGCTAAGACAGACAAGGTCCGGTATGACCGGGAGATGAAAACCTACATCCCTCCTAAAGGGGCTCCAGGCaaaggcaagaagaagaaggacccCAATGCACCCAAAAGGCCACC GTCcgctttctttgtgttttgctCCGATCACCGTCCCAGAATCAAGGAGGAGAATCCTGGCATATCCATTGGGGACATTGCAAAGAAGCTTGGAGAGCTCTGGTCTACACAGACTTCAAAAGACAAGATTCCGTATGAGGCAAGGGCCGGAAAACTGAAGGAAAAATATGAGAAG GATGTTGCGGCATACAAAGCCAAAAGTGGCTTGGGGAAGAGTGATGCTGGCAAGAAGAGTGGACCAGGCAGGCCCGCTGCCAAGAAAGCACAGccagttgatgatgatgatgacgacgacgatgatgaggacgacgatgatgatgatgacgatgacgatgatgaggaCTAA